From Candidatus Pedobacter colombiensis, one genomic window encodes:
- a CDS encoding two-component regulator propeller domain-containing protein gives MNKFFLIVVFLLQSLLAVAQLNSNITRYTTRDGLSHDGVLCITRDRDGFMWFGTFDGINRFDGHDFVVYKSRPGDSSNLSSNKIRSIVEDKAAFLWVKTYDNKVYRFNKKTEQFLAISDGSYKHLFKDLVIDRIIPDTEDGVWLLTENQGLLHAMNNFSGKPEINYYAKRRTSSFNINGNTVKFLQREGNRIWIGTEGGLNCLQPNKDKKYIVVKFSPVVTKFLSANSFTCSAKNKDFLFFGTTDGNLVTYHIKKKVFSIRPLGKDTKLNAICSSRRPLLYISTTGRGLVTLDLKTFKCTYSGLGANDTYLSLYEDKDGQVWIEPEKNGVLKYNPHTGIYKHFIQKKDVISASRDYQVVTDANGILWTSMKGGGFGYYNPVSDDIAYFYDEPGTKDQKFSNIITSLLIDKTGVLWLSAKDGGVNKVVPITDKFNYRRLVGKPENRSENNVRAMMKDSRGRLWICTKDAMVYVYENNKPASVFINPPQKLGCVYSIIEDRKGNIWLGTKGDGLFKASPVDPGKSFYALTNFRNDKSDQNSLSSDLVYSVIEDRKGRIWVGTLGGGINLLTSSEGKIAFKNYYNVFKNYPFSWANVIRHLNEDNQGRIWVGTSNGLLIFDPNQVSANGFLYQKYQKVKGDRSSLGNNSVQYIYKDQVGQMWVGTFGGGLNKVIRANKGDIKFEVFTTENGLSNDVVLGITGDQQNNIWIATEGGLSQFNPGNKTFKNYDTYDGLPESGFSEAACFSAGNGKLYFGCIDGYISFNPINIIDQKINAEMALTRMQLYYKDMVPGIEGSPLKYAINETNELSLKHDQNAISIDYAVLDYRAFNKITYAYKLEGFDKSWHHVNDQRKATYTNLPPGKYTFKVKAASEDLFSNTPEKILHLIVKPPFYLTYWAYFVYLVLVAAIAVVARRIILTMIRLRNKVVVEQKLTEVKLSFFTNISHELRTPLTLIVSPLEEISRTETLSVKGTAYLNIVNRNANRMIRFINQLLDFRKIQSDKMQLNIAKIDLLALVRDICHHFTGMAEEKSIIFNIAPPGQEIYAWVDEEKIDIIIYNLLSNAFKFSPANTSITVTISHISETEEIELCIIDEGRGVPADKLEEIFEIYYEGNTPGERHLHGTGIGLALARDLALSHHGKLWAQKNTGSGMTFILRLKSGKSHFKTTEVKFDDAVHNTEFINIDAADMIPEKSVKNIRDMQTPTVLIVEDNPELRNFLSVKLDGLYQVKSAADGAEGLNAAVMLLPDLIISDVMMPNMDGIQMLDQLKNDIRTSHIPMILLTAKSSVESQIEGLKYGADLYITKPFHTDYLLISIENLINSRKKLFEQLSNALNKKIVTLGPEEIVITSKDETFLKETIKIVEEGMKDSNFNIEEVATTIGMGRTTFYKKLKSLTSLSPVEFVRDMRLKRSKQLLDAGMQTVSEIGYLVGFNSLPYFSTCFKEKYKISPSEYMKGIKKDLEAVNR, from the coding sequence ATGAATAAGTTTTTTTTGATTGTTGTTTTTTTGCTACAATCTTTATTAGCGGTTGCCCAGCTTAACAGTAATATTACGCGTTATACAACACGTGATGGCTTGTCGCATGACGGTGTATTGTGTATCACACGAGATAGAGATGGTTTTATGTGGTTCGGCACCTTTGACGGGATCAATCGTTTTGATGGACACGATTTTGTCGTATACAAAAGCCGGCCTGGCGATAGTTCTAATTTAAGCAGTAATAAAATCAGGAGTATTGTTGAGGATAAAGCGGCTTTTTTATGGGTTAAGACTTATGATAACAAGGTTTATCGTTTTAATAAAAAAACAGAGCAATTTCTTGCGATATCAGATGGATCCTACAAGCATCTTTTTAAGGATTTGGTTATCGATAGAATAATTCCCGATACTGAAGATGGGGTATGGTTACTTACCGAAAACCAGGGCTTACTTCATGCCATGAACAATTTTTCCGGCAAACCGGAGATTAACTATTACGCTAAAAGGAGGACAAGCTCATTTAACATCAATGGAAATACAGTCAAATTCCTGCAGAGGGAGGGAAATCGTATCTGGATAGGAACAGAGGGTGGATTGAATTGTTTGCAGCCCAATAAAGACAAGAAATACATTGTAGTAAAATTTTCTCCTGTGGTTACAAAGTTCTTATCGGCCAATTCCTTTACCTGTTCTGCAAAAAATAAGGACTTTCTGTTTTTTGGAACTACAGATGGAAATCTGGTTACTTATCACATTAAGAAAAAAGTATTTTCGATAAGACCTCTGGGTAAGGATACTAAATTAAATGCAATATGCAGTTCCAGAAGACCTTTACTATACATTTCTACCACTGGGAGGGGGCTGGTTACGCTCGATCTAAAAACTTTTAAATGCACTTATTCCGGCCTGGGAGCTAATGATACTTACCTTTCATTGTATGAAGACAAGGATGGCCAGGTTTGGATTGAGCCCGAAAAGAATGGAGTTTTAAAATATAATCCACATACCGGAATCTATAAGCACTTTATTCAGAAAAAGGATGTGATTAGCGCTAGCAGAGATTACCAGGTCGTTACTGATGCGAATGGTATATTGTGGACGAGCATGAAGGGGGGGGGCTTTGGCTATTACAATCCTGTAAGTGATGATATCGCTTATTTTTATGATGAACCTGGTACTAAAGACCAAAAGTTTTCCAATATAATAACCAGTTTATTGATTGATAAAACGGGCGTATTATGGTTAAGTGCTAAAGATGGGGGCGTAAATAAAGTCGTACCCATAACGGATAAGTTCAATTATCGAAGGCTGGTAGGAAAACCGGAAAACCGATCAGAAAACAATGTACGGGCCATGATGAAGGACTCAAGAGGCCGTTTGTGGATTTGCACTAAAGATGCGATGGTGTATGTTTATGAGAATAATAAGCCGGCATCTGTTTTTATCAATCCCCCTCAGAAATTAGGGTGTGTATACAGTATTATTGAAGACCGTAAAGGTAATATCTGGCTGGGCACCAAAGGTGATGGATTGTTTAAAGCAAGTCCTGTAGACCCAGGGAAATCTTTTTATGCCCTAACTAATTTTAGAAATGATAAGTCCGATCAGAACAGCTTAAGCAGTGACCTGGTTTATTCGGTCATTGAAGACCGCAAAGGAAGGATTTGGGTGGGAACGCTTGGGGGAGGGATCAATTTATTGACAAGCTCCGAAGGAAAGATTGCGTTCAAAAACTATTACAATGTATTTAAAAATTATCCTTTTTCCTGGGCTAATGTAATCAGACATTTAAATGAGGATAACCAGGGGCGTATTTGGGTTGGAACAAGCAATGGCCTGCTTATTTTTGATCCGAATCAGGTATCAGCTAATGGGTTTCTTTATCAGAAATACCAAAAAGTAAAGGGCGACAGGTCTAGCTTGGGAAACAATAGTGTCCAGTATATCTATAAGGACCAGGTGGGGCAAATGTGGGTCGGTACGTTTGGTGGTGGACTGAATAAAGTGATCAGGGCTAATAAGGGTGACATTAAGTTTGAGGTCTTTACTACAGAGAATGGGTTATCTAATGATGTTGTACTCGGAATTACGGGCGACCAGCAAAACAACATCTGGATTGCTACAGAAGGCGGTCTTTCACAATTTAATCCAGGAAATAAAACATTTAAAAATTATGATACTTATGATGGTTTGCCGGAATCAGGTTTTTCGGAAGCTGCCTGCTTTAGTGCCGGCAATGGGAAATTATATTTTGGCTGTATAGATGGATATATTTCTTTTAATCCTATAAATATTATAGATCAGAAGATCAATGCGGAAATGGCGCTGACCAGAATGCAGTTATATTATAAAGATATGGTTCCGGGTATCGAAGGCTCCCCGTTAAAATATGCCATCAATGAAACCAATGAGCTTAGTTTAAAACATGATCAGAATGCGATTAGCATAGATTACGCCGTGTTGGATTACCGGGCATTTAACAAAATCACCTATGCTTATAAATTGGAGGGCTTTGATAAAAGCTGGCATCACGTAAATGATCAGCGGAAGGCTACTTATACCAATTTACCGCCCGGGAAATATACTTTTAAAGTCAAGGCGGCTAGTGAGGATCTCTTTAGTAACACCCCTGAAAAAATTTTACATCTTATTGTAAAACCACCTTTTTATTTAACCTATTGGGCTTATTTCGTCTACCTGGTACTGGTTGCGGCTATTGCGGTTGTCGCCAGGCGTATCATTTTAACCATGATCAGGTTAAGAAATAAAGTTGTGGTAGAGCAGAAATTAACCGAAGTGAAGCTATCCTTCTTCACCAATATTTCACATGAACTGAGGACCCCTTTAACGCTAATTGTAAGTCCGCTTGAAGAAATTTCCCGTACTGAAACCCTATCGGTAAAAGGTACAGCATATTTGAATATTGTAAATCGCAATGCCAACAGGATGATCCGGTTTATCAATCAGTTACTTGATTTTAGAAAGATACAAAGTGATAAAATGCAATTAAATATTGCTAAAATAGACCTGCTCGCATTGGTCAGAGATATTTGTCATCATTTTACCGGCATGGCAGAGGAGAAAAGTATTATTTTTAATATAGCACCTCCCGGACAGGAAATCTATGCCTGGGTAGATGAGGAAAAGATTGACATCATAATTTACAATTTGCTTTCCAATGCTTTCAAATTTAGCCCCGCAAACACCTCAATTACAGTAACTATAAGCCATATTTCGGAAACAGAGGAAATAGAACTATGCATAATTGATGAAGGAAGAGGAGTGCCGGCCGACAAGTTGGAAGAAATTTTTGAAATCTATTATGAAGGAAATACTCCGGGAGAACGTCATTTGCATGGTACAGGTATTGGATTAGCTCTGGCACGCGATCTGGCATTAAGTCACCATGGGAAGCTTTGGGCGCAAAAAAATACCGGCAGCGGTATGACATTTATCCTCCGGTTGAAATCAGGTAAAAGCCATTTTAAAACGACAGAGGTGAAATTCGACGATGCGGTACATAATACCGAGTTCATTAATATTGATGCTGCTGATATGATACCTGAAAAATCGGTGAAGAATATCAGGGATATGCAGACCCCAACGGTATTGATTGTGGAAGATAATCCCGAACTACGTAACTTCTTATCAGTAAAACTGGATGGATTATACCAGGTTAAAAGTGCTGCGGATGGGGCAGAGGGATTAAATGCTGCAGTTATGCTGCTACCTGATCTGATAATCAGTGATGTGATGATGCCCAATATGGATGGGATTCAAATGCTGGATCAGCTGAAAAATGACATTCGGACAAGCCATATTCCTATGATACTATTAACGGCTAAGTCTTCTGTGGAGAGCCAGATAGAAGGACTTAAATATGGGGCAGATTTATATATCACCAAGCCATTTCATACAGATTATTTATTGATATCCATCGAAAACCTGATCAATTCCAGAAAGAAACTTTTTGAACAACTTTCAAATGCGCTCAATAAAAAAATTGTGACCCTCGGTCCTGAAGAAATTGTGATCACCTCGAAAGACGAGACCTTTCTAAAGGAAACAATAAAAATTGTAGAGGAAGGTATGAAAGACTCAAATTTTAATATTGAGGAAGTCGCTACTACCATTGGTATGGGCCGCACCACTTTCTATAAAAAATTGAAGAGTTTGACATCCTTAAGTCCGGTCGAATTTGTGAGGGATATGCGATTGAAACGAAGTAAGCAACTCCTGGATGCCGGTATGCAAACGGTATCAGAGATTGGCTATCTGGTAGGTTTTAACAGTTTACCTTATTTCAGTACTTGTTTCAAAGAAAAGTATAAGATCTCTCCGTCAGAATACATGAAAGGAATAAAAAAAGATCTCGAGGCGGTTAATAGATGA
- a CDS encoding RagB/SusD family nutrient uptake outer membrane protein: protein MKRILNIAVVALIMLSTTSCKKFLDLPSKSQFDSETIFETVDRAEMVVVGCYSQTFNREFYYQLGMGTDECLSTEGETNSKNQVANYVYTPANIPTSTYTAMYAGIEYANVAIKGLKEMKAASAAEKTRIDMLLGEAYAIRAMNYLNVVRFFGDVPYSTTSAAQSGVFTSSRVSRDVIYDGCVTDLQTAIELLPWKSAGLVPTTERFTKNSAYGMLARVALYAAGYSLRWDLNTYSSASVKIAQRPDIPRIKELYKIAADACKAVIDRGENNLLPSFETVFRDLIKAKYNNESMLEFGQYGADNNGSAIGYTNGIYAHTNCMFGKSQPAMGVTPTYWYDFAEGDTRRDVTICNYSINSDNGREMNSYTSNTIGKFRVNWGTKIGTAINKRDINWPVLRYSDILLMYAEALNEYNNGPTADAKTYFEKVRTRGFGGNASKIGITPTDYQGFRKAIINERKFEFGFESLRRTDLARWGILYETLASTKQKLIDMANKTGDYIDIDRYRVYKRTVATGFEDNVVAIPYTAYKVLSSADSTTLAKSGNVVLRMHGASILNSQGQLTANATLVTNLFRGLEKEKIEILPLATSIIDVNPGLKGQQHPKY, encoded by the coding sequence ATGAAAAGAATATTAAATATAGCCGTTGTAGCTCTTATTATGCTTTCTACAACTTCATGCAAAAAATTCCTTGATTTGCCTTCAAAGTCGCAATTTGATAGTGAAACCATTTTTGAAACGGTAGACCGGGCTGAGATGGTAGTTGTCGGATGTTACTCACAAACTTTTAATCGTGAGTTTTATTATCAGTTGGGGATGGGAACAGATGAATGTTTATCTACAGAAGGTGAAACAAACAGTAAAAATCAAGTGGCTAATTATGTATATACCCCTGCCAATATACCTACATCTACTTATACAGCTATGTATGCAGGTATAGAGTATGCAAATGTGGCCATTAAGGGATTGAAGGAGATGAAGGCAGCTTCTGCTGCGGAAAAAACCAGGATCGATATGCTTTTAGGGGAAGCATATGCCATTCGTGCCATGAACTATTTGAATGTTGTTCGTTTTTTCGGCGATGTTCCCTATTCAACTACTTCTGCTGCCCAGTCAGGTGTTTTTACCTCTTCAAGGGTAAGCCGTGATGTAATTTATGATGGTTGTGTTACTGATCTGCAAACGGCGATAGAATTATTGCCATGGAAGAGTGCCGGACTTGTACCCACTACAGAACGTTTTACTAAAAATTCAGCTTATGGAATGCTTGCGCGTGTGGCCCTTTACGCTGCAGGTTATTCATTGCGATGGGACTTAAATACTTATTCTTCTGCCTCTGTCAAAATTGCGCAACGTCCCGATATACCACGTATTAAGGAGCTTTATAAAATTGCTGCTGATGCCTGCAAAGCAGTTATTGACCGTGGAGAAAATAATTTGTTGCCTAGTTTTGAAACCGTATTCCGGGATCTTATTAAAGCAAAATACAACAATGAATCAATGCTGGAGTTTGGACAGTATGGTGCGGATAACAACGGTTCGGCTATAGGTTATACGAACGGAATCTATGCACATACCAATTGTATGTTTGGTAAAAGCCAGCCAGCCATGGGGGTAACACCCACTTATTGGTACGATTTTGCCGAAGGAGATACCCGTAGGGACGTGACCATTTGTAATTATTCGATCAACAGCGACAATGGCAGGGAGATGAATTCCTATACCAGTAATACCATCGGTAAGTTTAGGGTAAACTGGGGAACAAAAATTGGGACTGCTATCAATAAACGTGACATTAATTGGCCTGTACTTCGTTATTCTGATATCCTTTTAATGTATGCAGAGGCATTAAATGAGTACAACAATGGTCCTACAGCCGATGCCAAAACCTATTTTGAAAAAGTACGTACACGTGGATTCGGGGGAAACGCTTCCAAAATTGGAATTACTCCGACAGATTATCAAGGTTTTAGAAAAGCCATTATTAATGAGCGTAAATTTGAATTTGGCTTTGAATCCTTAAGAAGAACGGATCTTGCACGTTGGGGTATTTTATATGAAACGTTGGCTAGTACAAAGCAGAAACTAATTGATATGGCCAATAAAACCGGTGACTATATAGATATTGATAGATATCGTGTTTATAAAAGAACAGTAGCTACCGGTTTTGAAGATAATGTCGTGGCCATACCTTATACTGCTTATAAGGTATTATCAAGTGCAGATTCGACCACGCTTGCTAAAAGCGGTAATGTTGTTTTAAGAATGCACGGTGCGTCGATATTAAATTCTCAGGGACAATTAACAGCTAATGCAACTTTGGTTACAAACTTGTTTCGCGGTCTGGAAAAGGAGAAGATAGAAATTTTACCACTAGCTACCTCCATTATAGATGTTAATCCAGGTTTAAAAGGTCAGCAGCATCCCAAATATTAG
- a CDS encoding TonB-dependent receptor yields the protein MISKIRIKLLILCSLFFMVTIGMAQDRVVSGIVKEKTDGMPLPGVTILVKGINQVTKTDETGAYSIKIPGNAPVTLSFRSLGYKTFESIITSSQKLNVSLEAEVNVLDEVVAIGYANVKRKDLTGSSVSVSGEELKFAPVTTAAQALTGKAAGVNVVTQSGAPGVAINITIRGGSTITGGSSPLYIVDGFQMENALRDVDINDIETIDVLKDASATAIYGSRGSNGVVLITTRSAKTGKTEVAYNGYMSFEKLGKKLPVLGVLDYVKYQYEFQNLSGKESNWASYFGGDITAPDFYTGAYNRINNDYGSREGIDWQDLVFGGTAPSRNHNLNINSGSEKTKFMLSYNNTGQEGIMSKHGYNKNSIRLKLNHEIWKGVRTDFNTNFFDTKIEGGGSLGGALKMTILQPVTGGKLYTNQQLIGTDVSDDMLGYDSQYDVFNPIITNNAVTNISRNRQFSANGGFEFDLIKDVVFRTGGSYLWQQVRDDYWDDGNTKTAQNNGGPYGSRNNREKYTWQVTNTLNWGHDFNGHQVNLLLGQEANYKESMNLDNTYYEFPKNNFGLNDVGMASNVKNSYGSGLSQYSLASFFGRGSYNYKGKYIANFTLRADGSSRFGQNNLWAYFPSAAGAWRISEEKFMASQKVISNLKLRIGYGTAGNDDIGENRYATNYGSGSYAINNANFLTLVPGNIVGNPKVRWEKTVSTNIGLDVGLFNNRISLGVDIYNNESNDLLIKNNIPPSAGYSFQYQNIGAIRNRGVELVLNTVNLNSGGFKWNTGFNIAFNRSKVLSIYGLGGDDYFLMNYNSRVDYKIKVGAPLGQFYGYKYAGVYTTDDFTQNSNGTYTIKNGVPRSKAGNPANIKPGDVKYVTTAGNVDANGNPVWSTEDRTVIGNAQPKYQGGITNTFTYKGFDLTVFMNFTVGNQLFNMSSQRFIGPYLPNQNTLTVMNSRFTLIDPLTGKQTTDLSRLAALNPLQNDPKAMWSLHSDNKIAITDALDYYLEDGSFLRINTITLGYTVPKKLLSKVKIKNVRAYCTLNNIHTFTGYSGYDPEVSATSSLLTSGVDNSAYPRAKSVVFGLNVSF from the coding sequence ATGATCAGTAAAATAAGAATTAAATTACTAATCCTTTGTTCGCTTTTTTTTATGGTTACTATTGGGATGGCTCAGGATCGGGTTGTCTCTGGTATTGTAAAAGAAAAGACTGACGGGATGCCGCTTCCTGGAGTAACAATTCTCGTTAAAGGAATAAACCAGGTAACCAAAACAGACGAGACTGGAGCTTATAGCATCAAGATTCCAGGAAATGCTCCTGTTACATTATCGTTTAGATCGTTAGGCTATAAAACCTTTGAAAGTATCATCACATCTTCACAAAAATTAAATGTTTCATTAGAAGCAGAAGTGAATGTTTTGGATGAAGTGGTTGCCATTGGTTATGCCAATGTAAAGCGTAAAGATTTAACTGGTTCCTCTGTTTCTGTTAGTGGAGAGGAATTGAAATTTGCACCGGTTACTACAGCGGCACAGGCCCTGACGGGTAAAGCAGCCGGTGTAAATGTGGTGACACAAAGTGGTGCTCCCGGAGTAGCCATTAACATTACAATCAGAGGCGGGAGTACAATTACAGGAGGTTCTTCGCCTTTGTATATCGTAGATGGGTTTCAAATGGAAAATGCTTTACGTGATGTCGATATTAATGATATAGAAACGATTGATGTATTGAAAGATGCATCGGCTACAGCTATATATGGTTCACGTGGTTCCAATGGTGTGGTTTTGATTACCACAAGGTCGGCTAAAACCGGAAAGACAGAAGTGGCCTATAACGGGTACATGAGCTTTGAGAAGCTTGGAAAAAAACTCCCGGTATTAGGTGTTCTGGATTATGTAAAGTACCAGTATGAATTTCAAAACTTGTCTGGAAAAGAAAGTAACTGGGCTTCCTATTTTGGTGGAGACATTACTGCGCCGGATTTTTACACAGGTGCTTACAATCGGATAAATAATGATTACGGTTCAAGGGAGGGGATAGACTGGCAGGATCTTGTGTTTGGTGGCACCGCGCCAAGCCGAAATCATAACCTGAATATCAATAGTGGCTCTGAGAAAACTAAATTCATGTTAAGTTATAACAATACAGGTCAAGAGGGGATTATGTCTAAACACGGATACAACAAAAACAGTATCCGGCTTAAACTTAACCATGAAATATGGAAAGGTGTACGTACCGATTTTAATACTAACTTTTTTGACACTAAGATTGAGGGCGGAGGTTCTTTAGGTGGAGCACTAAAAATGACCATATTGCAGCCGGTCACCGGGGGTAAGCTATATACGAATCAACAGTTAATAGGAACGGATGTGAGTGATGATATGCTGGGCTATGATTCTCAATATGATGTGTTCAATCCAATTATCACCAATAATGCAGTGACCAATATCAGCAGAAACCGTCAGTTTTCTGCAAATGGTGGATTCGAGTTCGATTTAATAAAAGATGTGGTGTTTCGTACTGGTGGTAGCTATTTGTGGCAACAAGTACGTGACGACTATTGGGATGATGGTAATACCAAAACTGCTCAAAATAATGGAGGGCCTTACGGATCTCGAAACAATAGAGAAAAATATACCTGGCAAGTTACCAATACCCTGAATTGGGGGCATGATTTTAATGGTCATCAAGTGAATTTATTATTAGGACAAGAGGCTAATTATAAAGAGTCCATGAATTTAGACAATACTTATTATGAATTCCCTAAGAATAATTTTGGGTTGAATGATGTAGGAATGGCTTCTAATGTTAAAAACAGCTATGGTTCCGGCTTAAGTCAATATAGTCTTGCTTCTTTTTTTGGCAGGGGATCATATAACTATAAAGGGAAATATATTGCAAATTTCACTTTACGGGCTGATGGTTCATCCAGGTTTGGACAGAATAATCTATGGGCTTATTTTCCCTCAGCTGCTGGCGCATGGCGTATTTCAGAAGAAAAATTTATGGCTAGTCAAAAGGTTATCAGTAATTTAAAACTTCGTATAGGGTATGGAACTGCAGGTAATGATGATATTGGTGAAAATAGGTATGCCACTAATTATGGTTCTGGAAGCTATGCAATCAATAATGCTAACTTTTTAACATTGGTGCCGGGTAATATCGTTGGTAATCCTAAAGTTAGATGGGAAAAAACGGTATCAACGAATATAGGTTTAGATGTTGGTTTATTCAATAATCGCATTAGTTTGGGAGTAGATATTTACAATAATGAGTCTAATGATCTCTTAATTAAAAACAACATTCCTCCTTCTGCAGGTTATTCATTTCAATATCAAAACATCGGTGCTATACGTAACCGCGGCGTGGAGTTGGTACTCAATACTGTTAACCTGAATTCCGGAGGTTTTAAATGGAATACGGGTTTTAATATTGCATTCAATAGATCCAAAGTACTTTCTATTTATGGATTAGGTGGGGATGATTACTTCCTGATGAATTACAATAGTCGTGTTGACTATAAAATAAAAGTTGGAGCACCTCTTGGACAATTTTATGGTTATAAATATGCCGGAGTATATACTACAGATGATTTTACACAAAATTCAAATGGAACATATACGATCAAAAATGGTGTTCCTCGTTCAAAAGCAGGTAACCCTGCTAATATTAAACCCGGAGATGTAAAGTATGTGACCACAGCAGGAAATGTTGATGCTAATGGGAATCCGGTTTGGTCTACAGAAGATCGTACAGTGATTGGTAATGCCCAACCCAAATATCAAGGGGGGATAACAAACACCTTTACCTATAAAGGATTTGATCTGACTGTATTTATGAATTTTACGGTTGGAAATCAGTTATTCAATATGAGCTCACAACGTTTTATTGGCCCTTATTTGCCTAATCAGAATACATTAACGGTAATGAATAGCCGTTTTACCTTAATTGATCCGCTTACCGGAAAACAAACTACTGATTTAAGTAGGCTTGCTGCACTTAATCCACTACAGAATGATCCGAAAGCAATGTGGAGTTTGCATTCTGATAATAAGATTGCAATAACTGATGCACTGGACTATTACCTGGAGGATGGGTCTTTTCTTCGGATAAATACAATTACATTGGGGTATACAGTGCCTAAAAAGCTGCTGAGTAAAGTTAAGATCAAAAATGTCCGTGCATATTGCACACTCAACAACATTCATACTTTTACAGGTTACAGTGGTTATGATCCGGAAGTTTCTGCGACTTCAAGCTTATTAACATCGGGTGTTGATAACTCAGCTTATCCAAGAGCAAAAAGTGTAGTTTTTGGTCTTAACGTATCATTTTAA